CCACTTAACGAATGTTAGTTTGCCAAATGTCTAAAATACCCTTTTATTGGATCTGAAAGAATCCTGTTTTTATGTTGTTTATTGTAGCTGGTCATGATGCTTTCTGCTGGCTATTTTCGGATTCGAAGTACTTTGCCTGGACCCGTATGGATGTACCCTGTATCCTACATTGCATTCCACACTTACTCGATACAGGCAAGTTTGTTTGATATCATAACTTTTATCTCCATTTTTTGTTGAAATCAATATGAAAATTAAAAAATTTAGACACAAAAAGTTGTGGGTGTTCATAAAGTTTAAATCTTGATATTAATTAAATTGTTATATTTGTGTTTTTAGGCAAGTTTGTATAATATCATAGCATTAACTCCAATTTTTTGGTTAATCTAATTTGAAATCATGAAAATAAAACAAAAAAGTTTGATGCTTGGATATTCATTAAATCGTTAAAAATTGTGTTTTTAGGCAAGTTTATATGATATCATAGCCTTATCTTCATTTTTCTGTGAAAATCAATATGTAAATATGAAAATGTAGACGGAAAAGGTTGTGGGTGTTTATAAAGTTTAAATCTTGATAAATTAATTTGATTTTTATATCTGTGTTTTTTAAGTTCGTATGATATCGTAGCATTATCTCCActtttttcattaaaattattaaaatcaaaATGGAAGTATAAATTTTTAGACACAAAAGGTTGAGGGTGTTTAAAAGTGAATCTTGGATATTAAGTAATTGGTTAGATTTGTGTTTTTAGGCAAGTTTGTATGATATCACATCATtagctccttttttttttttttttttttttgttataaacAATATGAAATGTTAAATTTGTGTTTTAGGCAAGTTTGTATGATATCGTAGCATTATCTCCATTTTTATGTGAAAATCAATATGAAAATATAGACAGAAAAGGTTGTGGGTGTTtataaagtttaaattttggtaAGTAATTTGATTGTTAAATCTGTGTTTTTTGGCATGTTTGTATGATATCATAGCATTATCTCCACttttttcattaaaatttttaaaatcaaaataAAAGTATAAACATTTAGACACAAAAGGTTGAGGGTGTTCAAAAAGTTTGAATCTTGGATATTAATTAATTGGTTAAATTTGTGTTTTTAGGCAAAAGTTTGTATGACATCATAGCATTAGCTCCATTTTttgttataatcaatatgaaaATATAATAATCTAGACACAAAAGGTTGTGGGTGTTCATAAAGTTTGAATCTTGTAAATTAATTAAATTTCTAAATATGTGTTTTTAGGGTCTCTTGGAGAATGAGTACCTTGGAACATCGTTTGCGGTGGGACAGGTTAGAACGATAACAGGTTACCAGGCTCTTCATAACGTATACGATGTTTCTTCAGATGATTATTCGAAATGGAAAAATCTGCTTATCCTTTCACTGATGGCTATCGGGTttcgggttattgtgtttttcttgCTTCATATTTTCGTGAAGAAGAATTCGTCTTTATTTAGATTCCTATGTTGTAAACTCAAGATAAATGACCGGCGGTGAATGTATATTATGCACTTTCTTGCCTAATTGGGCTTCTTGTAATATGATTCCTCCATTttttgttctttgttatcagacaATAATTGTTGTAGGAAATTGAAGGCATGGTTATCCCTGTTTTCGGTTATTTTTGTATATATTTTGACCCATTAATCTCACGAATCAGTATTTGAATTTTGTTATaatcactgttgtaaacggcgtctgttgcgacgcccgttgcggtgttttggtgactaaaccgtttcgaccccgtcccatTTTCTTATAAGCCGGTTAACGGTAAAAGGTAAGGTCatatgcaggaaaaattgggtcaatgCCGGTCAAAAGTCATAAATTCGGTTAAAATcagtcataagtcggtcaaatcaatcaaaattgatgtAGTTTAGtgttccattttgtattatattaacgctaatagcaattataggtacaaattTGTCAACGAATGTTTTTttgctctaaaatatgtgtaaatatatattatatatataaaagtcaacgtaagtcaacatcCGTCTCGACACCCGTcttgaccgtctcgaccccgtctcgacgtTTTAAGGCCCCGATCGTTTCGACCccatctcgcgtctttttcaaccttggttaTAATTGATTGAATGTTGTATAAAGATTAGATGGGAaataatttatgtactttattatTCAAATATTATACAAAGAAACATTCTCATATATATAGTAAATTTCCGAGAAATAGGATACAAATATATACCCAAATGAAATATATAACACTTTTAGACACCAATAGTTCAACAATAAGAACCAAGTTCTTGATGCAAACATTTGCTAACATTTGACACTTTCAAACACTAATGCGATTTAATACAATAATGCCAAGGTGAGCTCCAGTTATATTTTGAAGTGCAATGTATTTGAGTCAAACGTCGGGAGCTCTAGTTATATTTTGAATTGAAATGTATTAGGTAAACACGTTAAGCGTTTATGGAATTTCCGATTTTAATTTTGTGTGGGGTCTTTCATTCACAACCATCATGTCGTGAATTCGAACCGAGCAAAATATTGATCAAATATCTcataaagtagtttaataattcaagaatataatataaataGTACTACAATTTGTAGATTCCAAATtatgtatttatttacacacaCATATTTATGCGTAATGTACATTTCAGTTGAATATATAATACTGCCGAGAATAGGTAATAGAATTAAATTCTTTTATTATCTGCATGTAATGAGTTTTGGCACCTAAAGTCTCTAGCTATTATCCATTCAATATCCTCCACATAAAAATTCTACACTCATCTCTTCTTTCCTTCAATTCATCTTTTGAAATTAACCAGATCCATTTACAACCAACCAAACACTCGTTTGATCAATCTCTAAATTCCAATGGCCGAAATCGTTGTTCAAAGTGCTGTCACTGTGCTGCTTGAGAAGCTACTCTCTGGTGACTTTATGAAGATGATTGGATCCGAAGAAATCGCATCTCAGCTGGAGAAACTCAAGGAAAAGTGGGAATATATAGAAGCTGTGCTTGCTGATGCAAGTGAGAAGCAAATAACAGAGAGAGTTGTTATAAAGCGGCTACAAGAGTTTCGTCGTCTAGCTTATGACATAGAAGATGTACTCGACGATATGGCTACTGAAACTCTGCGAAGAAAGGTGAATGATGAATTACGTGGCAGCACAAGCACTGGTAAGGTATTGAAAAAGATCATTCCAACTTCGTTTACTAATTTCACTCCTCATAGGATGATGTATGGTCGTAAGATGCGTTTGATGCTAGATGAGATTACCGTCAAACTGAAATCTCTTGAAGAGAATAAAAGTATTCTAGGTCTAGGTATTAATACGACTGTTGAACTTAGATCAAACAAAAACGATATACGACAAAAGCAAACATCACTGATGGAAGAGTCCACAGTTTTAGGTCGAGATCAAGATCAAGAAGCATTGCTCAGTAAGTTGTTGGGAGATGAAGCATGTAACCAAAATGTGAGCATCATCTCTATAGTTGGTCTAGGTGGAATCGGAAAAACAACACTTGCGCAACTTTTGTACAACAACGAAAAAGTCAATGACCACTTTCAACTCAAAGCATGGGTTTGTGTTTCTGATGATTTTGATGTATTCAATATTAGCAAGGCGATTTTTCAAGCAGTAGCTGAGGAGAACAAAGAATTTGCTGATTTAGATCTACTTCAAGTAGCCCTTAAAGAAAAACTTTCAAATAAAAAATTCCTACTTGTGTTAGATGATGTTTGGAATGAGAAACAGGAGAAGTGGAACGTTTTTGTAAAACCATTTAAAGGGGCACCAGGAAGCAAAATCATAGTTACCACGCGAAAGACCACAGTTGCAAGGGTGATGAACTGCACTCAGTGTCATGATCTAGAGCTTCTATCAAAAGATAATGCTCTGTCTTTGTTGGCTAAATCTGCCTTAGATGTGCATAATTTTGACAACCATTCGTCACTAATGTCGGTTGCTCGTTTGATCATTGAAAAATGTAACGGACTACCCTTGGCATTGATAGCAATTGGAAGGGTCTTGAAAGGAAAAGGAAATGATGAAGATGAATGGAAGGAATTGACAAAGAGCGAGATATGGGATATAGAGGACAGTAGCAGCATTCTTCCGGCTCTAAAGTTGAGCTACTATGATCTTCCTCTACATCTGAAGCGATTGTTTGTGTATTGTTGTTTATTCCCTAAAGACTACTTGTTCAAGAAGAACGAATTAGTATTACTGTGGATGGCAGAGGGGTTTATTTCTGAATCAAAGAGCACTAAGACAATGGAGAGTCTGGGTCGCCAGTATTTTGAAGATCTATTATCAAGGTCATTTTTTCAACATTCAACTGAAaacaaatcagaatatgtaatgcaTGACTTGATGCACGACTTGGCCATAAGTGTTGCAGGAGAGTTCTTCTTTATGTTAGATGATAAAATAATTGTAAATGCTACGAATGAAGCTTTTGATAACTTCCGTCACTTTTCATTCTTAGCTCAACGTGTAGAGTTTAGAAACTTCAAGGAATTACGTAGATCAAGACGCTTGCGGACGTTCTTAGTGATGTCAGCTGGTAGGTCATACTTTCATATATCAGACCATGTTGTCAAATTGCTTCCCAGATTACAGCTCCTAAGGGTGCTAAGCTTTAATCACTGGTCAATAGAAAAAGTACCACAGTCTATTGGTGGTCTCAAGCATTTGCGTTACCTCAATTTTTCGAAAATGGATATAGAACAAGTACCGGAACAAGTGGGTGAGCTTTATAATCTACAAACCCTGTTGGTTTGTAAATGCACACAGTTGTTTAGGTTGCCAGCCAGTTTTGCTAAGTTAATAAATCTGCGACATCTTGACATGAGTAATACTCCAAGGTTAGAAAAGACACCCTTAGGGATAGGTGGGTTAACATGTCTACAAACTCTAGCAAAGGTTTTTATCGAACGAGCTAACGGTTTCAAGATATCTGACCTTGAAGGTCTCGTGAACCTTGAAGGTCATCTTTCCATTTATTTATTGGAAAAAGTGGCAGATTCACAACAAGCAAGGGATGCCAACTTAGAAGGAAAGAAGGGTCTTGTGAGTTTGGAAATGGAATGGGGTGTTGAATTTGACGATTCTCGGAATTT
This genomic stretch from Rutidosis leptorrhynchoides isolate AG116_Rl617_1_P2 chromosome 11, CSIRO_AGI_Rlap_v1, whole genome shotgun sequence harbors:
- the LOC139875754 gene encoding putative disease resistance protein RGA3, producing MAEIVVQSAVTVLLEKLLSGDFMKMIGSEEIASQLEKLKEKWEYIEAVLADASEKQITERVVIKRLQEFRRLAYDIEDVLDDMATETLRRKVNDELRGSTSTGKVLKKIIPTSFTNFTPHRMMYGRKMRLMLDEITVKLKSLEENKSILGLGINTTVELRSNKNDIRQKQTSLMEESTVLGRDQDQEALLSKLLGDEACNQNVSIISIVGLGGIGKTTLAQLLYNNEKVNDHFQLKAWVCVSDDFDVFNISKAIFQAVAEENKEFADLDLLQVALKEKLSNKKFLLVLDDVWNEKQEKWNVFVKPFKGAPGSKIIVTTRKTTVARVMNCTQCHDLELLSKDNALSLLAKSALDVHNFDNHSSLMSVARLIIEKCNGLPLALIAIGRVLKGKGNDEDEWKELTKSEIWDIEDSSSILPALKLSYYDLPLHLKRLFVYCCLFPKDYLFKKNELVLLWMAEGFISESKSTKTMESLGRQYFEDLLSRSFFQHSTENKSEYVMHDLMHDLAISVAGEFFFMLDDKIIVNATNEAFDNFRHFSFLAQRVEFRNFKELRRSRRLRTFLVMSAGRSYFHISDHVVKLLPRLQLLRVLSFNHWSIEKVPQSIGGLKHLRYLNFSKMDIEQVPEQVGELYNLQTLLVCKCTQLFRLPASFAKLINLRHLDMSNTPRLEKTPLGIGGLTCLQTLAKVFIERANGFKISDLEGLVNLEGHLSIYLLEKVADSQQARDANLEGKKGLVSLEMEWGVEFDDSRNFQTEYEVIERLRPPNKLCWSWFADPSFDKLTELTIKGWRNCTNFNGIAFPLLESLKVSDMPGLEKWTNCDGDKTTGSFPHLREIHMKNCPKLGEVSIETTGSLPRLHEIRIVNCPNLAEVSIETTVSLPRLREIRMKNCPKLVEVSIVLIPSLEVLALKRCSEVVLRAIVAVSLAIKNLAIYDIKNLTKLDVDVLEHLGAVEILEIENCGELKEVNFGSSNTKYVLRDVNLSECNSLESYNCPNTVEKLVILDCNSMILLTLSLPSSLEVLKIWDCDNLKSISDELLPSSLEVLEISYCKNLKSFPHEYLQSLTSLKEMTVRNCPSMDDTFPSGLWPPNLRKLTIGNLKKQRMSEWGLQNYPTSLVELTLDGKDSGVTSFAIQEGDAMNTASTSFLLPPSLTRLTIWNFKDVESISEQLLQQHLTHLQSLKIYNCPNIRDVPRSTSSLTVDTYSI